One Baekduia alba genomic window, GACCAGGGCTACGCGTCGATCGGCTGCGCCCCATGCACCCAGCCGGGCGACGGCCGCGCCGGTCGCTGGGCGGGGACCGACAAGACCGAGTGCGGCATCCACGTCGTCTGAGGATCTGAGCCCCCGCATGAGCCCGAGCCCCCACACCCTCACCCACCTGCAGGCGCTGGAGGCCGAGGCCATCCACGTGATGCGCGAGGTCGCCGCCGAGCGCGAGAAGCCCGTGCTGCTGTTCAGCGGCGGCAAGGACTCGATCGTGCTGGCGCGCCTGGCCGAGAAGGCGTTCCGGCCCGGGAAGTTCCCCTTCCCGCTCATGCACATCGACACGGGGCACAACTTCGACGAGGTCATCGCGTTCCGCGACAACCTGGTCGAGCGCCTCGGCGAGCGCCTGATCGTCGCCTCCGTGCAGGAGTCGATCGACCAGGGCCGCGTGGTCGAGGAGACGGGGCCGCGGGCGTCGCGCAACCGATTGCAGACGACGACGTTGTTGGATGCCTTGGCCGAGCACGGCTTCGACGCGGCGTTCGGCGGCGCGCGCCGCGACGAGGAGCGCGCGCGGGCCAAGGAGCGCATCCTGAGCTTCCGCGACGACTTCGGCGGCTGGGACCCGAAGGCGCAGCGGCCCGAGCTGTGGAACATCTACAACACGCGCGTGCGGCGCGGCGAGAACGTCCGCGCGTTCCCGCTGAGCAACTGGACCGAGCTGGACGTGTGGCAGTACATCCAGGACGAGGAGATCGAGGTCCCCTCGATCTACCTGGCGCACGAGCGGTCGGTGTTCCGGCGCGACGGCATGCTGTACGCCGACTCCGAGCACATCGAGCGCGACGCGCGCGACGGCGACCCGTTCGTGACCTCGGTGCGCTACCGCACGGTGGGCGACATCTCCTGCACCGGCGCCGTGGCGTCGGAGGCCGCGACGCTGGCGTCGGTCGTCGCCGAGATCGCGGCGACCAACGTGACCGAGCGCGGCGAGACCCGCGCCGACGACCGGGTGTCGGAGTCGGCGATGGAAGACCGCAAGGTCGCCGGCTACTTCTAGGCCTTAAGGCCGACTTCTTCTATGACTACTCTCCTCCGCCTCGCCACCGCGGGCTCCGTCGACGACGGCAAGTCGACGCTCATCGGGCGCCTGCTGCACGACTCCAAGGCGATCCTCGCCGACCAGTACGCCGACCTCAACGGGCGCGACGGCGAGCTCGACCTGTCGCGGTTGACCGACGGCCTGCGCGCCGAGCGCGAGCAGGGCATCACGATCGACGTCGCCTACCGCTACTTCGCGACGCCGGCCCGCGACTTCATCCTGGCCGACACGCCCGGCCACGTGCAGTACACGCGCAACATGGTCACGGGCGCGTCGACCGCCGACGTGGCGATCGTCCTGGTCGACGCGCGCCACGGCGTGGTCGAGCAGACCAAGCGCCATGCGTTCATCGCGTCGCTGCTCGGGATCCCGCACCTGGTGGTCGCGGTCAACAAGATGGATCTGGTCGAGTACAGCGAGGAGCGCTTCGACGAGATCGTGCGCGACTTCTGCGCGTTCCGCAGGCAGCTGTCCTCGCGCGACATCGCGTTCATCCCGATCAGCGCGCTGGTCGGCGACAACGTGGTCGACCGCTCGGAGAACACCTCGTGGTACGCGGGCAAGCCGTTGTTGGAGCACTTGGAAGGGATCGACCCGGCCGACGACCGCAACCTGGAGGACCTGCGCTTCCCGGTCCAGCTGGTGATCCGCTCGGAGGGCAACGACTACCGCGGCTACGCGGGGCAGGTCGCGTCGGGCGTGGTCCGGCCGGGCGACCGCGTGACGGTGCTGCCGTCGGGCGTGTCGTCGGAGGTCGCCGCCGTCGAGACGCTGGACGGTCCGCTGAAGGAGGCGTTCCCGCCGCAGTCGGTGACGGTGCGGCTCGTTGATGACGTCGACGTGTCGCGCGGCGACGTCCTGGTCGCCGCCAACGGGGGGGCGGGCGGGGACCGGGTCGTGCGCGAGTTCGACGCCGACGTGTGCTGGTTCTCGGACCGACCGCTGCGCCCGGGCGCGCGGTACCTGTTGAAGCACTTGACGCACACGGCCGAGGCGGTCGTGGACGCGATCCACGACGTCGTCGACGTCCACACGCTCGAGCGCGGCCCGGCCCCGAGCGAGTTGGGGCTCAACGACATCGGCCGCATCCGGCTGCGCACGCGCCGGCCGCTGCTGGCCGACCCGTACGCGCGCAACCGCGTCACCGGCGCGTTCATCCTGATCGACGAGTCCGACAACGACACCGTCGCCGGCGGGATGATCGCCTGAGCGACGCGGCCGGCCGCCTCCTGGCGCTCGATCTCGACGGGACCGTCGCGGACTGGGACGCCGCGTTCGACGCGTGGGCGTCGATCACGCTGGGCGAGGAGCACGACCGCGCGTGGCTGGCAGCGGCCAACGACGGCGGGATCACGCCGCGGCCCGCGTTCCTGGGCGCGGTACGCGAGCGCTTCGCGCTCGACGCGCCGGTCGAGACGTTGTTGGAGGACTACCTCCGGCTGACGTGGGCGCACATGCCGCGGCTGGCGCCCGCCGTCGTGGCGCGCCTGGAGGCGCTGCGCGCCGGCGGCTGGAAGCTCGCGGTCGTGACCAACGGCGAGGCGACCGCGCAGGCCTCGACGGTCGAGAAGATCGGGCTGACACCGCTCCTCGACGCCTGCGTCGTCTCGGGCGCCGTCGGCCTCCGCAAGCCCGACCCGCGCATCGTCGAGCTGGCCGCCGCGGAGTGCGGCGTGAGCCTGGACGGCGCCTGGCTGATCGGCGACGGCGAGGCCGACATCGGCGCGGCCGCCGCGGCCGGCATCACCTCGGTCTGGCTCTCAGCGGGCCGCGAATGGGCGAGCGCCGCGGTGACGCCCGACCACACCGCGCCATCGCTGCTCGACGCGCTCGCGCTGGTCGCCTAGCGGCGCGCAGCGCCGTCAGCGCCTCGTCGTAGAGCGCGGGCAGGCTGGCGAGCAGGCGCTCTGCGGCCGCGGGCACCGGTGGGCCGTGCACCGCGAAGCCGCCGTGCGTGAGGCTGCCGACCGCGTAGGCGGCCACGAGCCGGTCGCCGAGCGCCTCGCCCGCACGCGCCACCGCCGTCCGCAGGACGGCCCAACCGCGTTCGTCGTCGCCCATCACCCCGGGACGGTAAACGCGTAGGACCCGACGAGGCGACCCGCGAACGGGCCCGAGCCGGACGAGTAGCCCACGCGCAGCGTGTGGGCGCCGGGGCAGTACGTCTCGCCGTCACGGCTCCCGAGCCCGCGCCGGACGGTGAACGTCACCGCCTCGCCGCGCGCGACGTTCCGCGTCGTCGCCTGGCCGCCGGCGGGCGACGGCCGATCGCAGCGCGAGCCCGCGAGGCCGGTCAGGGTCAAGGTGTAGTGATGGTCGGCGCGCATGATCGCCACCGGCGCGCGGAAGCGGACGGTGAACCGGGCCGACGCGACCGTCCCGCGGCGCGTCACGGTCAGCGGGGCGCGGACGTCGGCCTTGTTGGTGGTGGTGGTCGAGGGCCGCGTCACGCCCGGCAGCGGCCCACCGGTCCGGCCGTGGCCGGCCACGCGCAGCGTCGTGCCGCCGGCGAACGTCGCGTCGACGCCGTCCCGGATCCGGGGCACGCCGATCGTCATCGCCGGCCGCGGCCCCGTGGCAAGCACGTCGCGCATCGCTCGGCGCAGCGCGGTGGGCCCCGTCACCCCCGCCTTGTGCAGCCGGCGCAGCTCGGCCGCCATCCGCGCCTGGTTGCCCCGCTCCCGGCGATCACGAGCCTCGTACGGCGCCGGGTCGCTGCGCAGCACGAAGAGGTAGGCGCCGCCGCCGGCGCCGTCGATCGCCGTCGTCGGCCCGCGGCGCCCGTCCGCGTCCACGTAGGTCGCGCTCCGCGCCGACGGGCCGAGCAACCCATAGCGGATGGTCCGCACCGCGGTCACCGGGCACGCCGACGCGCCGCACTGGTGGGGGTCGCCCATCCCGCCCGTGACCTGCACCGTCCGCAGTCCGCGCAGGACCGGGTAGCCGTTGCGCGCGACGAAGCCGCACAGGCTGTTCTGGCCCGGCACCGCGGCGATCGGGCGCAGGACCTCGCCCTGCATCCGCCCGAAGCGCCCGCGCACGACCTGGCCGACCTGCACGCACGAGCCGCCGCGCGTGGAGCCGAAGATGCGCAGCGCCCACGGCGGTCCGCCGAGCGGGTCGGGCACGCGCAGCGCCAGGATGCGCGCCTGGCCCTGCGCGACGCCCGCGCCCGCGTCCGGCGAGGGCTTGGGCAGGTACTTGGTGTCGTCGGCCGGCGGCCCGACCTTCCA contains:
- the cysD gene encoding sulfate adenylyltransferase subunit CysD encodes the protein MSPSPHTLTHLQALEAEAIHVMREVAAEREKPVLLFSGGKDSIVLARLAEKAFRPGKFPFPLMHIDTGHNFDEVIAFRDNLVERLGERLIVASVQESIDQGRVVEETGPRASRNRLQTTTLLDALAEHGFDAAFGGARRDEERARAKERILSFRDDFGGWDPKAQRPELWNIYNTRVRRGENVRAFPLSNWTELDVWQYIQDEEIEVPSIYLAHERSVFRRDGMLYADSEHIERDARDGDPFVTSVRYRTVGDISCTGAVASEAATLASVVAEIAATNVTERGETRADDRVSESAMEDRKVAGYF
- a CDS encoding sulfate adenylyltransferase subunit 1; amino-acid sequence: MTTLLRLATAGSVDDGKSTLIGRLLHDSKAILADQYADLNGRDGELDLSRLTDGLRAEREQGITIDVAYRYFATPARDFILADTPGHVQYTRNMVTGASTADVAIVLVDARHGVVEQTKRHAFIASLLGIPHLVVAVNKMDLVEYSEERFDEIVRDFCAFRRQLSSRDIAFIPISALVGDNVVDRSENTSWYAGKPLLEHLEGIDPADDRNLEDLRFPVQLVIRSEGNDYRGYAGQVASGVVRPGDRVTVLPSGVSSEVAAVETLDGPLKEAFPPQSVTVRLVDDVDVSRGDVLVAANGGAGGDRVVREFDADVCWFSDRPLRPGARYLLKHLTHTAEAVVDAIHDVVDVHTLERGPAPSELGLNDIGRIRLRTRRPLLADPYARNRVTGAFILIDESDNDTVAGGMIA
- a CDS encoding HAD family hydrolase, whose product is MALDLDGTVADWDAAFDAWASITLGEEHDRAWLAAANDGGITPRPAFLGAVRERFALDAPVETLLEDYLRLTWAHMPRLAPAVVARLEALRAGGWKLAVVTNGEATAQASTVEKIGLTPLLDACVVSGAVGLRKPDPRIVELAAAECGVSLDGAWLIGDGEADIGAAAAAGITSVWLSAGREWASAAVTPDHTAPSLLDALALVA